The Granulicella sp. L56 DNA window ACTCGGGGATTATGCACTCATTTAGATCACAGCTGACGACAAGCGCGTTTTCTATGAGCAGGTCACTGGTATCAAGGGTTTGTTCTTTGTTTAGGTAGCGCACGTCGGAGCCGTACCTCGATGAAGTCGACGAAAACCTGTCCAAGAACCTGCTTATCTTCGCGCGCGGAAGATGAGAGCGGTGCGTCGAGCACGAGGGTGTGAAACTCGGGACGCTTCCGGTTGAAAACTCGTGCACACCTCGATCAGTTCGCCGACAGCTTCTGTGAAACTAAACGAGCATCCGGAACCGATTGCGCGTTCTGCCTCAGCCACTTCACGCGCGTACATCGAGGCGAGTGCAGTCGCGATGGGATCTTTATTGGAGAAAAACTGGTAAGGGGTAAACGGAGATACTCCCGCTTCCGTGGCGATGGCGTTTGTGGTTTGATGGCATCCCAGACGGCCGAAACTGCGGCAGCGGCGGGGAGCAGAGCCTGCTGGCGCTGCTCCCACGCTGGGCTAGATCGGCGAGGAGCCATTCGAACTAACGCAGTGATTTGAATGCTACTCTGATCTCTGCACTGAAGAGTTCTGGCTGCTCCCAAGCGGCAAAATGGCCGCCCTTGTCGACTTCATGGAAGTAGTACAAGGACGGATAGGCCTGCCGCGACCAGCTTTCCGGAGCTCGATAAATCTCGTGCGGAAACACGGTGATGGCCACCGGCACTTTGATCTCATTCGTCTTCTGTGCGGCGGCGCTGAAATTGTTGTTGTTATTTTCCCAGTAAAATCGAGAGGAAGAGGCGCCGGTATTGGTGACCCAGTACAGAGTCATGTCGTCGAGTATTTCGTCGCGACCGATCACGTTTTCCGGGTGGCCATCGCTTCCGGACCACTCGGCGATCTTCTCGTACGTCCAAGCCGCCAAACCGCTAGGCGAATCGGCGAGCGAGTAGCCGATGGTCTGTGGACGCGTCACCATCATCCCGCCGTACGCCGCATTTCTTCCGAAGAAGGTGCTGAGGGCGTGGTACGCCCTCAGTTCCGGGGCGGTCAGTTCAAGGGGTGCCGGGTCGCCGGCGTTGATACCTTTCACAAGACTCGGTGGAATCGTGGCCGGCATTGTGAGATGAATGCCCAGCAATCCGGCGGGGGCTTGGCGCGCCAGCGCGTCGGAAATGACCGAGCCGTGATCGCCACCCTCCGACACGTAACGGGTGTATCCCAAACGTTTCATGAGCACGTCCCATGCCCGCGCAACGCGGTCGGGATTCCAGCCGAGATCCGTCGGCCTGCCTGAGAAACCATAGCCTGGAATAGCGGGGATCACGACATCGAAGGCGTCTTCCGCGCGCCCTCCGTAGGCAACGGGATCGGTAAGCGGGCCTATCACCTTCAGAAATTCCAGGGGTGAGCCGGGCCAGCCGTGGGTAAGGATAAGAGGAAGCGCATTCGGTTCATGCGAACGTACATGAATGAACTGAATATCCACGCCATCGATTGTAGTGATGAACTCCGGCAGTATGTTCAACTTCGTCTCAACGCTGCGCAGATTGTAGCCGTCGCCCCAGTAGCGCACCAGCGCCTGCATCTCTGCCAACCGAATACCCTGGGATTCGTTATTGACCGTCTCTTTGTCAGGCCAGCGCGTCGCCGCCAAGCGTTGGCGGAGATCAACGATTTGCTCCTCCGGAATGTTGATATGAAACGGACGGATTGCGATGTCATCAGCCGCTTCGGGCCCGCTCATGGGAGGGCGTTTTTGCTGCTGTGCGAGTGAAGTCGTCGCAACCAGAAATGCGATTCCGATGAGAAAGGTCATCCTTCGCAGTGTGTTCATGTTCTTCTCCTTATGTCGTTCAGATAGTGAATCGTGTATCAACGTTCCTGCCTTGGATAGCTCCGCAGGAACCCTCTTTTTCCAAGCTGTTAGGGGCATTTGTTGTGACAACACTGGTATGCGATCTCGCCTTCGCAGCCCCCGTACTTCGGCAGACATCCCGCAGTATTCATGACGGGGTTCCACATCACAACGTGCATGGAATGTGCGCGCGCACTTTTCTTTCTGTAGTTTCACGCGTCCCTTCGTTTGAAGCTCTTTGCACAGTTGCGATCACACCAGAACCTTGACGGTGAATCTACTAGACAAGGGTATTGATCAATACCTTCGGATCAGTCAACACGAAGGACCTGAATTGGTGCGACAAGCGAAGCGAACTGCCGAGTCGGAGATGTCGCCGTTGTAAGGAGATGCATTCCTGACGCAGCACAGCAGAATAATGGAGGAAGGTGTGAATGTCTTTCTGCTGCGCACTCGACGAGCATAGGCCGGCCCTGAGCGGGATGGTTTAGCGGAAACTCGTCGTCTTCACATAAGCCATGTCACGAAGCAATATGAATCCAAGTTCTTTTATGCAGATGAATGGATGTCAGAGAAGCGAAATAGAGTTTCGGCTTTCAGACAAGGAAACGCGTTCAGTGTCATCTGGCGTAGTTGCTCGCTGAGTCTCTCGCAGGAACTCATGCCAAGGTATCAATCAATACCTTTGACCCATAGATTCGCCCCAACCGTTCTGTTGTGATCACAGCTGTGTAACGGATCTGATTTAGCGGATGCGTGTAACGGCGGTTCTCAAGGAGAAAAGATCATGACAGAATTCGAAACAATCGTATCGACTCGGCGAAGTTTTCTCGCCATTTCAGCAGCCGCAGGTGCAATCGGTCTTCTCGGACTCGCCGAACCGACCGACGCTCGCGCTGCAAGCAGCCAACCGGAGAACAAGGGATCGAGTAGCGCGAATGAAGACTCATCCATCCGCCCCTACCGTATCAACGTTCCGCAAGCAGACCTAGCAGATTTGCGCAGGCGCATCGTTGCGACGCGGTGGCCGGAGAAGGAGACAGTAAGCGATGTAACGCAAGGCGTTCAACTCGCGACGATGCGGAAACTCGCGAAATATTGGGAAAAGGATTATGACTGGCGGAAAGTTGAAGCGAGGCTGAACGTCCTTCCGCAATTCGTGACGACCATCGACGGGCTCGATATCCATTTCATTCATGTCCGGTCGAAGCATGCGAACGCATTGCCGATCATCATCACCCATGGTTGGCCCGGATCGATCATTGAGCAGCTAAAGATTATCGGCCCACTTACCGATCCCACGGCATTTGGTGGCACTGCAGAAGACGCTTTTGACGTAGTCATTCCTTCACTGCCGGGTTATGGGTTTTCGGCAAAACCGACTACAACTGGCTGGGATCCGAAGCGCATTGCTAGCGCCTGGACTGTGCTGATGAAACGCCTCGGGTACACGCGATTTGTAGCGCAAGGAGGCGACTGGGGGAACTCTGTTACGGAGCTGATGGCTCTACAATTGCCTCCGGAATTGATTGGAATTCACACCAATATGCCGGGTACGGTTCCTGCAGATATTGAGCAGGCACTCCAGTTAAGGCAACCGCCGCCATACGCACTTTCAGCCGACGAGGATCGCGCTTGGGAGCAGCTCGACTTTTTCTATAAGCACGGTCTTGGATATGCGCAAGAGATGTCCGGTCGTCCGCAAACGCTCTACGCCCTTGAGGATTCACCTATCGGACTGGCCGCCTGGATACTCGATCACGACGCCAGTAGCCAGGCACTCATCGCGCGTGTTTTCGACGGACAGACGGAGGGTCTGACACGAGATGACGTTCTCGAAAATATCACGCTGTACTGGTTGACCAACACAGCGGTCTCGTCGGCTCGTCTTTATTGGGAGTATAAAGGCGGCTTCTTCGATCCGAGGGGCGTCTCCATCCCGGTTGCCGTAAGCGCCTTCCCGGACGAGATTTATCAGGCCCCGAAGAGTTGGACGGAGAAAGCGTATTCCAAACTGATCTATTACAACCGACCCGCGAAGGGTGGGCATTTCGCGGCATGGGAGCAGCCAGAGCTCTTTTCCCAAGAAATGCGAGCAGCGTTCCGTTCACTACGCGGTTGAGCCTACGGCGGGAGTGCATGTCGCGTGCACAGGCACTCCCGCGTCATCACAATGAAATCGATTCAAACCACATAGGAGAAAGACGATGTCCTCAATAGTCAATAAGGAGCGCGGTCGCTTCTTGAGTAAGGCCCTCATCAATTCAAGCTCAAAAGGCACTGCGGTGATTACGGGAGCTTCTTCCGGCATAGGGGCTATCTACGCCGATCAGTTAGCGAGCTGGGGATACGATCTGATCCTCGTCGCTCGCAATCGAGAGCGCCTTAGCGCGGTAGCAAAGCGCGTCAGCGAGGATACCGGCCGCTCTGCTGAGATCATTGTGGCGGACCTGGGCAACCGAGCGGATCTCGTTCATGTCGAGGACCGTTTACGGACGGACGCAAGCATCACCCTTCTAGTCAACAATGCAGGCGTAGGTGTGCCAACACCGTTCCTGGCTGCAGATATCGACAAGATTGATCAGATGATCGAACTCAATGTTACCGCTCTTGTGAGGCTTACCTATGCCGTCATGCCAGCATTTGTGGAGAGGGCCAAAGGAGCGGTTATCAATATCTCTTCGGCACTGGGTATTGCCCCTGAATTACTTAACGGCGTCTATGGGGGCACCAAGGCTTTCGTTCTGGCCTTTGGCCTTTCACTCCACAAGGAGTTCAGCGGGCGCGGAATCCGCATTCAGACAGTCGTGCCAGGTGCGACCGCGACCGACTTCTGGGAGCTCTCTGCGACTCCACTCGATGGACTCCCAGCAGAAGTTGTGATGAATGCCGACGATATGGTCGAAGCCGCAATTGCCGGCTTCGAATTGGGCGAGATAATCACCATCCCCTCACTGCCGGACGTCGCTGATTGGGAGACCTACGAGGCAGCGCGACAAAATCTGATACCGAAGTTATCCCTGAGTTCTCCTGCCGGGCGATACGTGTCGGCCCATCAAAGCTAGGAGAAACGATGCGGAAAGAGATGAACGATATTGTCCTTGTAGATGACAATCCGGCAATCCTTTATGGGCTTTCAGAGATATTCAAAAGACGGGACTACACCGTTCGTACAGCCTCAGATGGTTTCGCG harbors:
- a CDS encoding epoxide hydrolase family protein produces the protein MNTLRRMTFLIGIAFLVATTSLAQQQKRPPMSGPEAADDIAIRPFHINIPEEQIVDLRQRLAATRWPDKETVNNESQGIRLAEMQALVRYWGDGYNLRSVETKLNILPEFITTIDGVDIQFIHVRSHEPNALPLILTHGWPGSPLEFLKVIGPLTDPVAYGGRAEDAFDVVIPAIPGYGFSGRPTDLGWNPDRVARAWDVLMKRLGYTRYVSEGGDHGSVISDALARQAPAGLLGIHLTMPATIPPSLVKGINAGDPAPLELTAPELRAYHALSTFFGRNAAYGGMMVTRPQTIGYSLADSPSGLAAWTYEKIAEWSGSDGHPENVIGRDEILDDMTLYWVTNTGASSSRFYWENNNNNFSAAAQKTNEIKVPVAITVFPHEIYRAPESWSRQAYPSLYYFHEVDKGGHFAAWEQPELFSAEIRVAFKSLR
- a CDS encoding SDR family oxidoreductase, which gives rise to MSSIVNKERGRFLSKALINSSSKGTAVITGASSGIGAIYADQLASWGYDLILVARNRERLSAVAKRVSEDTGRSAEIIVADLGNRADLVHVEDRLRTDASITLLVNNAGVGVPTPFLAADIDKIDQMIELNVTALVRLTYAVMPAFVERAKGAVINISSALGIAPELLNGVYGGTKAFVLAFGLSLHKEFSGRGIRIQTVVPGATATDFWELSATPLDGLPAEVVMNADDMVEAAIAGFELGEIITIPSLPDVADWETYEAARQNLIPKLSLSSPAGRYVSAHQS
- a CDS encoding epoxide hydrolase family protein produces the protein MTEFETIVSTRRSFLAISAAAGAIGLLGLAEPTDARAASSQPENKGSSSANEDSSIRPYRINVPQADLADLRRRIVATRWPEKETVSDVTQGVQLATMRKLAKYWEKDYDWRKVEARLNVLPQFVTTIDGLDIHFIHVRSKHANALPIIITHGWPGSIIEQLKIIGPLTDPTAFGGTAEDAFDVVIPSLPGYGFSAKPTTTGWDPKRIASAWTVLMKRLGYTRFVAQGGDWGNSVTELMALQLPPELIGIHTNMPGTVPADIEQALQLRQPPPYALSADEDRAWEQLDFFYKHGLGYAQEMSGRPQTLYALEDSPIGLAAWILDHDASSQALIARVFDGQTEGLTRDDVLENITLYWLTNTAVSSARLYWEYKGGFFDPRGVSIPVAVSAFPDEIYQAPKSWTEKAYSKLIYYNRPAKGGHFAAWEQPELFSQEMRAAFRSLRG